The sequence CAGGGTCAGTGGCAGGCCGATCACGCTCAGCACGAGCAGGGCGACGTAGGGCGAGCCACGGCGGTTGGTGCGGGTCAGGGCGGCGGGGAAGAAACCGTCGCGGGCCAGGGCATAGAGTTGGCGAGAGGCGGAGAAGACCACCGAGAAGAAGGTCGCCAGCAGGCCGCACACGGCACCGGAACCGACCAGCAGCGGCAGCCAGTCGTGTTCGCCGTAGAGACCACCGTGGGTCATGGCGGCGTACAGCGGGTCGGCTGCGTTACCGACGGTCTCCACGCCAGCGGCACCCGGTGCGGCGATCACCACCAGCAGGGCGGTCAGCAGCAGCGTGCCGACGGCGGCGAGGATGCCGCGCGGCATGTTGCGGCCGGGGTCGGCGGCTTCTTCGGCGGCGGAGCTGACCTGCTCCAGGCAGATGAACATCCAGATGGCGAAGGGCACGCAGGCGAAGATGCCGTGCAGGCTGGCGTTCTGCAGCAGGTCGCCGGAAGCCGGGACCAGGTTGCCCCACTGCACGTGCGGCAGCATGGCGCCGCCGAAGGCGAGCAGGGCGACGGCGGCCACGGCGCCGGCCAGCAGGGTCAGGCCCAGGGCCTCGCCGACACCGACGATATGGATGCCGATGATCAGCATGAATAGCCCGATGCGTACCGGCCAGCCGCCGAAGCCGAACACCGACTCCATGTAGGCCGCGAGGAAGTTGGCGGCGGCACCGGTGCCGATGGTCAGGGCCAGCGCGCAGGCGGCGCCGACCAGGTAGCCGACGAAGGGCCCGAAGGCCAGTTGCGCATAGGCGAACACGCCGCCGGCGTGCGGCTGCGCGGTGGAGAGTTCGGTGATGCACAGTGCCAGGCCGCCGCAGAGCACGGCCATCAAGAGGGTGGCGAGAAGCATGTTGGTCCAGCCGTTGCCGGCCAGGCCGTAGTTCCAGCCGGAGAACTGGCCGGCGATGACCAGCGAGATGCCGAGTCCGGCGACCTGGGGCCAGCGAAGAACGCCTTGTTTGAGCATGGAGCGAACCCTTCTTTTGTTGTTGTAGGGGGAACTGCACGCGCCCGGCTCTCAAGCGCGGGGCAGGGCAGAAGGTACGAAGGGAGGGCTTGGGGCGATATCAGAAATACGCAAACAAGTTCGCCCCGGAGGAATCCGGCAGCCGGCGCAGTGCGCGGGCTCGGCGCCGATGACCGGCATGCCAGTGGCTATACTCCTGGCTGCGCGCCGGGAGGGCCTGCTCCCGCGACCCCAGCCGGAAGGTGAAGGACGATGAACGCACCGGGCTCCGCCGCCAGACCGACGATCCTGATCGTCGACGACACACCGGACAACCTGGCGCTGCTCACTGAACTGCTGAAGCTTCTCTACCGGGTCAAGGCGGCGCGTTCCGGCGAGAAGGCGCTGCAGATTGCAACCGGCGACGAGCCGCCCGACCTCATCCTGCTGGACGTGATGATGCCGGGCATGTCCGGCTTCGAGGTCTGCCGGCGCCTGCGGGAGCTGCCGCAGACGCGCGACATCCCAGTGATCTTCATCACCGCCCTGGGCGCGGCCGACGACGAGATCCACGGCCTGGAGCTGGGCGCCGTCGACTACATCACAAAGCCGATCAACCCGCCGACGGTGCTGATGCGCGTGGACAACCAGCTGCGGGTGAAGGCCGCGGCCGACTTCCTGCGTGACCAGAACGCGTTCCTCGAACGCGAGGTCGCCCGGCGCACCGAGGAAGTGGTCGCCATCCAGGACGTCACCATCCTCGCCATGGCCTCGCTGGCCGAGACCCGCGACAACGAGACCGGCAACCACATCCGCCGCACCCAGCACTATGTGCGCGCGCTCGCCGAGCACCTGCAGCAGCACCCGCGCTTCGCCGCCGGGTTGGACGAGGACACCCGCCAGCTGCTGTTCAAATCGGCGCCGTTGCACGACATCGGCAAGGTCGGCATCCCGGACCGCATCCTGCTCAAGCCCGGCCGCCTCACAGCGGAAGAGTTCGAGGTCATGAAGACCCACACCACCCTTGGCCGCGATGCCTTGCAGCAGGCCGAGGAGCGCCTCGGGATCGGCGTGCCCTTCCTGCGCCTGGCCAAGGAAATCGCCTATGGCCATCACGAGAAATGGGACGGCACCGGGTATCCCGAGGGCCTGGCCGGCGACGCGATTCCGCTGTCCGCGCGGCTGATGGCGGTGGCGGATGTCTACGACGCGCTGATCAGCCGGCGCATCTACAAGGCCGGCATGCCCCACGAGCAGGCCGTGCAGTTCATCGGTGGGCAGCGTGGCACGCACTTCGACCCCGACATCGTTGATGCCTTCCTGACCTTGCAGGACGAGTTCCGCGCCATCGCCGCGCAGTATCGCGACAGCGACGAGGACCTGAACCTGAAGGCCGAGCAGGTGCAGCGCGGCTTGCCCTAGACCGCGAGACAAACCGTGCCCGGCGCGGCGGGCGAAGAGAGGTCCGGATGG is a genomic window of Pseudomonas knackmussii B13 containing:
- a CDS encoding amino acid permease, which gives rise to MLKQGVLRWPQVAGLGISLVIAGQFSGWNYGLAGNGWTNMLLATLLMAVLCGGLALCITELSTAQPHAGGVFAYAQLAFGPFVGYLVGAACALALTIGTGAAANFLAAYMESVFGFGGWPVRIGLFMLIIGIHIVGVGEALGLTLLAGAVAAVALLAFGGAMLPHVQWGNLVPASGDLLQNASLHGIFACVPFAIWMFICLEQVSSAAEEAADPGRNMPRGILAAVGTLLLTALLVVIAAPGAAGVETVGNAADPLYAAMTHGGLYGEHDWLPLLVGSGAVCGLLATFFSVVFSASRQLYALARDGFFPAALTRTNRRGSPYVALLVLSVIGLPLTLVPPENLLLCVVLLLGSCHLVLFAAYLRLRRSQPQLARPFRLRGGPVVAVVGMGLTLIVIAACFQLELAMLSALAVVVALLVLNYLLRTGKTLENPEHV
- a CDS encoding HD-GYP domain-containing protein, which codes for MNAPGSAARPTILIVDDTPDNLALLTELLKLLYRVKAARSGEKALQIATGDEPPDLILLDVMMPGMSGFEVCRRLRELPQTRDIPVIFITALGAADDEIHGLELGAVDYITKPINPPTVLMRVDNQLRVKAAADFLRDQNAFLEREVARRTEEVVAIQDVTILAMASLAETRDNETGNHIRRTQHYVRALAEHLQQHPRFAAGLDEDTRQLLFKSAPLHDIGKVGIPDRILLKPGRLTAEEFEVMKTHTTLGRDALQQAEERLGIGVPFLRLAKEIAYGHHEKWDGTGYPEGLAGDAIPLSARLMAVADVYDALISRRIYKAGMPHEQAVQFIGGQRGTHFDPDIVDAFLTLQDEFRAIAAQYRDSDEDLNLKAEQVQRGLP